One window of the Candidatus Limnocylindria bacterium genome contains the following:
- a CDS encoding magnesium transporter, with protein sequence MAEAETIQRVAAKVLTLADLELDTLRALNAEYLRHHPEEVAAFLNERSPEDTALLLARAPTPTAAAQILERLNPRVAAEVLMLLDDVLVRAMLAVTNPAKAAPIIGGLDPLARDRQLARLDERVAQQIVELLAYPAESAGSLMDPRISAFGPDTTVEGALRKMRTFKEKELGSIYLMDREGKLAGAVPLGEIATAEPDTPLRDLIRGEPVSVFVNATREDVVKALDERRVATLPVVDSESKLVGVIRYRTLVAAAEAEATMGIQTMVGVGKEEHALSRVRFAVRSRLPWLEINLATAFAAAFVVGLFEGTIAQFTALAVLMPVVAGQSGNSGMQALAVTMRGLALREVRPTHWPRLIWKEAGTGIINGIACAVVTGIAVYFWSRSMGLSFVIGMAMIISMSLAGMAGAAVPLVLKALGQDPAQSSSIVLTTITDISGFMAFLGLATVFSSLLT encoded by the coding sequence GTGGCCGAAGCCGAGACGATCCAGCGCGTCGCCGCGAAGGTCCTCACGCTCGCCGACCTCGAGCTCGACACCCTCCGTGCCCTCAATGCGGAGTACCTGCGCCACCATCCGGAAGAGGTCGCCGCCTTCCTGAACGAGCGCTCGCCCGAGGACACGGCCCTGCTCCTCGCGCGCGCGCCCACTCCGACGGCCGCGGCGCAGATCCTCGAACGTCTCAACCCGCGCGTCGCGGCGGAGGTGTTGATGCTCCTCGACGACGTCCTCGTGCGTGCCATGCTCGCCGTAACGAATCCCGCGAAAGCCGCGCCGATCATCGGCGGACTCGACCCGCTCGCACGTGACAGGCAGCTCGCGCGGCTCGACGAGCGCGTCGCGCAGCAGATCGTCGAGCTCCTCGCGTACCCCGCGGAGTCGGCCGGCTCGCTCATGGACCCGCGTATCAGCGCATTCGGGCCGGACACGACCGTGGAAGGGGCCCTGCGAAAGATGCGCACCTTCAAGGAGAAGGAGCTCGGCTCGATCTATCTGATGGACCGTGAGGGCAAGCTCGCCGGTGCGGTGCCGCTGGGCGAGATCGCGACGGCCGAGCCCGACACGCCCCTGCGCGATCTCATCCGCGGCGAGCCGGTCTCGGTGTTCGTCAACGCTACGCGCGAGGACGTCGTGAAAGCGCTCGACGAGCGACGCGTCGCGACGCTGCCGGTCGTCGATTCGGAGTCCAAGCTGGTCGGCGTCATCCGTTACCGGACGCTCGTCGCGGCCGCCGAGGCCGAGGCGACGATGGGCATCCAGACGATGGTCGGTGTCGGCAAAGAGGAGCATGCGCTATCGCGCGTCCGCTTCGCCGTCCGCTCACGCCTGCCGTGGCTCGAGATCAATCTCGCCACCGCGTTCGCGGCCGCGTTCGTCGTCGGGCTGTTCGAGGGGACGATCGCGCAGTTCACGGCACTTGCGGTGCTCATGCCGGTCGTCGCCGGCCAGTCCGGCAACAGCGGGATGCAGGCCCTCGCCGTCACGATGCGCGGGCTGGCGCTCCGCGAGGTCCGGCCGACGCACTGGCCGCGCCTCATCTGGAAAGAAGCGGGCACCGGCATCATCAACGGGATCGCCTGCGCCGTGGTGACCGGGATCGCCGTGTACTTCTGGAGCCGCAGCATGGGCCTCTCCTTCGTCATCGGCATGGCGATGATCATCTCGATGAGCCTTGCGGGGATGGCGGGTGCGGCGGTGCCGCTGGTCCTGAAAGCCCTCGGGCAGGACCCGGCGCAGTCGTCGTCCATCGTCCTCACGACGATCACCGACATCAGTGGCTTCATGGCGTTCCTGGGACTCGCCACCGTCTTCTCCAGCCTCCTGACATGA
- a CDS encoding DUF2207 domain-containing protein — MSAGARRLAAGALLAAVALLVLFGAPARADEGWIIERFASEMNIQADGSVLVTENIDVNFQSLSDRHGIFREIPVRYRWDADPKLVRVYRVSVQSVRDLNGRPLSYETSQSGANLQIKIGDASRIVTGKQTYRIAYTVRGALNTFADHDELFWNVNGGEWPVQMLAVSVTVFSPNAFTSVACYEGPSGSTKPCRSSFAPDRAAFSSTSILPAGDQLTVVTALRKGAVAVPAPMLEAGERDVADFFEATPWTIGGALVAMIGGLGLVARQWWTAGRDEREHETIVAEYEPPEKIRPAQAGLLMDESADTKDVTATIVDLAVRGYLTIAELPATGIFAKKDWSLTRTDGKAHPEALQDYERTIFDGLFGYGAMDATQRAVVSLIQRFSDRAGAAEATKASFQSTPTDVVKLSELKEHFYTTLAKAQRELYADSVARKWFAADPQRVRQIYTALGFGALIVAGFLVFWLGSSFGAGFIGLGAVVPAVALLGVASRMPRKTRAGAELFRRTMGFRHYMEIAEKERQRFAERENIFSAYLPYAIVFGCVEKWARAFSDIDAVAATSSWYTGSALGSFSANDLSSNLSSFSNQVSSTIASTPGGSGGSGFSGGGSGGGGGGGGGGSW; from the coding sequence ATGAGCGCAGGCGCGCGCCGCCTCGCCGCGGGCGCCCTCCTCGCCGCGGTCGCGCTGCTCGTGCTGTTCGGCGCTCCCGCTCGGGCGGACGAGGGTTGGATCATCGAACGCTTCGCGTCGGAGATGAACATCCAGGCTGACGGCTCTGTTCTCGTGACCGAGAACATCGATGTCAACTTCCAGAGCCTGAGCGATCGGCACGGGATCTTCCGTGAGATCCCGGTGCGGTACCGCTGGGATGCCGATCCAAAGCTCGTCAGGGTGTACCGGGTGAGCGTGCAGTCGGTCCGAGATCTGAACGGACGCCCACTGAGCTACGAGACGAGCCAGAGCGGCGCGAACCTGCAGATCAAGATCGGTGACGCGAGCCGCATCGTGACGGGGAAGCAGACGTATCGCATCGCGTACACGGTCCGCGGCGCGCTCAACACCTTTGCGGACCACGACGAGCTGTTCTGGAACGTGAACGGTGGCGAATGGCCCGTGCAGATGCTCGCGGTCAGCGTCACCGTGTTCAGCCCCAACGCGTTCACGTCGGTGGCTTGCTACGAGGGCCCGAGCGGCTCGACGAAGCCATGTCGCAGCTCGTTCGCGCCGGATCGGGCCGCGTTCAGCTCGACGAGCATCCTGCCGGCCGGAGACCAGCTCACCGTCGTCACGGCCCTGCGCAAGGGCGCCGTCGCTGTTCCCGCGCCGATGCTCGAGGCAGGCGAGCGCGACGTGGCGGACTTCTTCGAGGCGACGCCATGGACGATCGGCGGCGCGCTCGTCGCGATGATCGGTGGCCTCGGTCTCGTCGCGCGGCAGTGGTGGACGGCCGGCCGCGACGAGCGCGAGCACGAAACGATCGTCGCGGAGTACGAGCCACCGGAGAAGATCAGGCCGGCGCAGGCGGGACTTCTCATGGACGAGAGCGCCGACACGAAGGACGTGACCGCGACGATCGTCGATCTCGCGGTGCGCGGCTATCTGACGATCGCCGAGCTCCCGGCGACGGGGATCTTCGCCAAGAAGGATTGGTCCCTCACACGCACCGACGGCAAGGCGCATCCGGAGGCGCTGCAGGACTACGAGCGCACGATCTTCGACGGGCTCTTCGGATACGGCGCGATGGACGCCACGCAGCGGGCCGTCGTCTCGTTGATCCAGCGGTTCAGCGACCGGGCCGGCGCCGCCGAGGCGACGAAAGCCTCATTCCAGTCGACGCCCACCGACGTCGTGAAGCTGTCCGAGCTCAAGGAGCACTTCTATACGACGCTCGCGAAAGCGCAGCGCGAGCTCTACGCGGACTCGGTCGCTCGCAAGTGGTTCGCCGCCGATCCGCAGCGCGTCCGGCAGATCTACACGGCGCTCGGCTTCGGCGCGCTCATCGTCGCGGGATTCCTGGTGTTCTGGCTCGGCTCGTCGTTCGGCGCGGGCTTCATCGGTCTTGGCGCGGTCGTCCCCGCCGTCGCGCTTCTCGGCGTCGCGTCGCGGATGCCGCGGAAGACCCGCGCCGGCGCCGAGCTCTTCCGCCGCACCATGGGATTCCGGCATTACATGGAGATCGCCGAGAAGGAACGGCAGCGCTTCGCCGAGCGCGAGAACATCTTTTCCGCGTATCTGCCGTACGCGATCGTGTTCGGCTGCGTCGAGAAGTGGGCCCGCGCGTTCTCCGACATCGACGCCGTTGCCGCGACGTCGAGCTGGTACACCGGCAGCGCGCTCGGCTCATTCTCCGCGAACGATCTCTCGAGCAACCTCAGCTCGTTCTCGAACCAGGTCTCGTCCACGATCGCCTCGACGCCCGGCGGGAGCGGCGGCAGCGGTTTCAGTGGCGGCGGGTCGGGCGGGGGTGGTGGCGGGGGCGGCGGAGGGAGCTGGTAG
- a CDS encoding ATP-binding protein, producing MRLRRRLALYGTSVAAAGMFLFIVILSGLGANGVREDQDRNLAAMADAAAASLERGGAAPAADRPLIVVDLRASTEPFLLVLATNGTVRYASGLLDGSPPRVPAAVVVEATERGRSVATITDASAAGGIRSGEAPALRIAARKWTSSSDNGIVVAGQSAAFPNNQIAGFRAFLVIAAIVTLIVVAIVSWLVAGRAVRPLLTLAQTTEAIGSTGDLSRRLAPSRSRDEVGLLTTSFNAMLERLQAAQAELGAALAAQQRFVADASHELRTPLSTIRTNAEFLRERPDAAADDRAEAIADVVSEAERMSRLVDGLLVLARADAGVAIERRPTDVRAVAAEEARRFRPMGRGRDDADRVRVTAAGSALVSGDADALGRAIRALLDNAFRHGSPPIGITVTSRDSRVQLEVRDAGPGLPAGSEERVFDRFYRADPARSGEGTGIGLSIARAIAEAHGGTIRAGNADG from the coding sequence ATGCGGCTGCGGCGACGACTCGCTCTCTACGGCACCAGCGTCGCCGCCGCCGGGATGTTCCTGTTCATCGTCATCCTGTCCGGCCTCGGCGCGAACGGCGTGCGCGAAGATCAGGACCGGAATCTGGCGGCGATGGCCGACGCCGCTGCCGCATCTCTGGAGCGGGGTGGCGCGGCCCCGGCGGCGGATCGGCCGCTCATCGTTGTGGATCTGCGTGCGAGCACCGAGCCGTTCCTGTTGGTGCTGGCGACCAACGGGACCGTGCGCTACGCGTCGGGCCTGCTCGACGGCTCGCCGCCTCGCGTCCCGGCCGCGGTCGTGGTCGAGGCCACCGAGCGCGGCCGCTCGGTCGCGACGATCACCGATGCGAGCGCGGCAGGGGGGATCCGATCCGGCGAAGCGCCCGCACTCCGCATCGCCGCACGCAAATGGACGAGCTCATCCGACAACGGCATCGTCGTGGCCGGCCAGTCGGCGGCGTTCCCGAACAACCAGATCGCGGGCTTTCGCGCCTTCCTCGTGATCGCCGCGATCGTCACGCTCATCGTGGTCGCGATCGTGTCGTGGCTCGTCGCCGGACGGGCGGTGCGTCCGCTGCTCACGCTGGCGCAGACCACCGAAGCGATCGGAAGCACGGGCGACCTGTCGCGGCGGTTGGCTCCGAGCCGGAGTCGCGACGAGGTCGGTCTGCTCACGACGAGCTTCAACGCGATGCTCGAGCGCCTCCAGGCCGCGCAAGCCGAGCTCGGTGCCGCACTCGCCGCGCAGCAGCGGTTCGTGGCGGATGCGTCGCATGAGCTGCGCACGCCGCTCTCGACGATCCGGACGAACGCGGAGTTCCTCCGCGAGCGGCCGGATGCGGCCGCGGACGACCGCGCCGAGGCGATCGCCGACGTGGTGAGCGAAGCGGAGCGCATGAGCCGGCTCGTCGACGGCCTGCTCGTGCTCGCACGCGCCGATGCCGGGGTCGCGATCGAACGACGACCTACCGACGTTCGAGCGGTGGCCGCGGAAGAGGCGCGTCGCTTCCGCCCGATGGGCCGTGGGCGCGACGACGCGGACCGCGTGCGCGTCACCGCCGCGGGATCCGCCCTCGTGTCCGGCGATGCTGACGCCCTCGGCAGGGCGATCCGTGCTCTCCTCGACAACGCCTTCCGGCACGGCAGCCCGCCGATCGGGATCACGGTCACGAGCCGCGACAGCCGCGTCCAGCTCGAGGTCCGGGACGCCGGACCGGGGCTACCCGCGGGCAGCGAGGAGCGGGTCTTCGATCGCTTCTACCGCGCCGATCCCGCGCGCAGCGGCGAGGGGACCGGCATCGGTCTGTCGATCGCGCGCGCGATCGCCGAGGCGCACGGTGGCACGATCCGCGCGGGCAACGCGGACGG
- a CDS encoding DUF5668 domain-containing protein, with product MTTSGAAMTTRRGLFWPLLLITIGLVFLLVNFGFIPGVTALSLLSLWPLLLVLAGIDIAIGRRWPLAALGIDVAVIALGLALLATQPTFVGGPFFVIGDGGAGGGERDVTVARQGVTSLSLDLNGGAGRFRVSGGSATLVEAHSASQDLRLRRSDIDRGGAHASVRIDQSGNRRVGGTTIDVEARIASDVETALSIDGGAGEFVIDLRDVKLTSADINVGAAQLTLTLPKPAGAAAIDVNAGASSIIIEVPDGVEARVTTTGALLTLRSSNPRVTASGSAAQTSGYDSATARVTVRVTAGVSSITVR from the coding sequence ATGACCACATCGGGTGCGGCGATGACCACGCGTCGTGGGCTTTTCTGGCCTCTCCTTCTCATCACGATCGGCCTGGTGTTCCTGCTCGTGAACTTCGGCTTCATTCCAGGCGTGACCGCGCTCTCGCTGCTGAGCCTGTGGCCGCTCCTGCTGGTCCTCGCGGGGATCGACATCGCGATCGGTCGGCGCTGGCCGCTCGCGGCCCTTGGCATCGACGTCGCGGTCATCGCCCTCGGTCTCGCGCTGCTCGCGACCCAGCCGACGTTCGTCGGCGGTCCGTTCTTCGTCATCGGTGACGGGGGAGCGGGCGGCGGCGAACGCGATGTCACCGTCGCCCGGCAGGGCGTCACCTCGCTTTCGCTCGACCTCAACGGCGGGGCGGGGCGCTTCCGCGTGAGCGGAGGAAGCGCGACGCTGGTCGAGGCGCACAGCGCGAGCCAGGATCTCCGGCTGCGGCGATCGGACATCGACCGCGGGGGTGCCCACGCCAGTGTGCGCATCGACCAGAGCGGAAACCGTCGCGTCGGCGGCACGACGATCGACGTCGAGGCGCGTATCGCGAGCGACGTCGAGACCGCACTCTCGATCGACGGCGGTGCGGGGGAATTCGTCATCGATCTGCGCGATGTGAAGCTCACCAGCGCGGATATCAACGTCGGCGCGGCGCAGCTCACGTTGACCCTTCCGAAGCCGGCTGGCGCGGCCGCGATCGACGTGAATGCGGGCGCTTCCAGCATCATCATCGAAGTCCCTGACGGCGTCGAAGCACGCGTCACGACGACCGGTGCGCTGTTGACCCTGCGGAGCTCCAACCCGCGCGTGACCGCGAGCGGGAGCGCGGCGCAGACATCCGGATATGACTCAGCGACGGCACGCGTCACCGTGCGCGTCACGGCCGGCGTCAGCTCGATCACGGTCCGCTAG
- a CDS encoding cupin domain-containing protein: MTQTIAPAEVLSLRSLVTPTEQGIASRVLAKTAGGNLTLFAFDSGQGLTEHTSPFDALVLVLEGALDLSIGGASVRATPGTIVRMPAGKPHALEAPEACRMLLIMLRDAP; encoded by the coding sequence ATGACTCAGACGATCGCGCCCGCTGAAGTGCTTTCGCTGCGGTCGCTCGTGACGCCCACCGAGCAGGGGATCGCGAGCCGCGTTCTTGCGAAGACCGCAGGGGGCAATCTCACGCTGTTCGCCTTCGACAGCGGCCAGGGACTCACCGAACACACCTCGCCCTTCGATGCGCTGGTACTGGTGCTCGAGGGCGCGCTCGATCTCAGCATCGGCGGCGCGTCGGTCCGTGCCACGCCGGGGACGATCGTCCGCATGCCGGCGGGCAAGCCGCACGCCCTCGAGGCGCCCGAGGCGTGCCGCATGTTGCTCATCATGCTCCGCGACGCTCCGTAG
- a CDS encoding GGDEF domain-containing protein — MSDRLSDRRTLPAPLHGEALALAGLLARETRDGVAIVGAEGDLVYWNAAAGAITGWSSIAIAEQNVGKFTTTPKALIEIREGKWVEVRQSTLRVDGHGYTVVMFTDATSQVHLRDTRGQLRSLGLIDSATNLPGRELALLHVEQAIALARRDKRSVGLLSMKLDRFRQLRDSVDGHVAADEVIRQFAKRITAFVRASDVPARLSDDSFLAVLSALTSSNDAAVVAVRLLLVLAEPFDVVGHARSVHCSIGVAEFPRDANDPVTLLGAALAAADRAQVLGGGRYCVSSEIADEHR, encoded by the coding sequence ATGAGCGATCGGCTCTCCGACCGGCGGACACTCCCAGCGCCGCTCCACGGCGAGGCCTTGGCTCTCGCGGGCCTGCTCGCGCGGGAGACGCGGGACGGCGTCGCCATCGTCGGAGCCGAGGGCGACCTCGTGTATTGGAACGCCGCCGCGGGCGCGATCACCGGATGGTCCTCGATCGCGATCGCCGAGCAGAACGTCGGGAAGTTCACGACCACACCAAAGGCGTTGATCGAGATACGCGAAGGCAAGTGGGTCGAGGTGCGCCAGTCGACGCTGCGGGTCGACGGACACGGCTACACGGTGGTGATGTTCACCGACGCGACGTCCCAGGTGCATCTGCGAGACACGCGCGGGCAGCTCCGCTCGCTCGGTCTGATCGACAGCGCAACGAACCTTCCCGGGCGCGAGCTCGCGTTGCTCCATGTCGAGCAGGCGATCGCGCTCGCGCGGCGCGACAAGCGGTCAGTCGGCCTCCTGAGCATGAAGCTCGATCGGTTCCGGCAGCTTCGCGATTCCGTCGACGGCCATGTGGCGGCCGACGAGGTGATCCGCCAGTTCGCGAAGCGGATCACCGCGTTCGTCCGAGCCAGCGATGTGCCTGCGCGGCTTTCGGACGATTCGTTCCTCGCGGTCCTCAGCGCGCTTACGAGCAGCAACGACGCGGCGGTGGTGGCTGTCCGCTTGCTGCTGGTGCTGGCCGAGCCATTCGACGTCGTCGGCCACGCGCGTTCGGTCCACTGCAGCATCGGCGTGGCGGAGTTCCCGCGGGATGCGAACGATCCGGTCACGCTGCTTGGCGCCGCGCTCGCCGCGGCCGACCGCGCGCAGGTACTCGGTGGTGGTCGCTACTGCGTCTCCTCCGAGATCGCCGACGAGCATCGCTAG
- a CDS encoding Rieske 2Fe-2S domain-containing protein, with the protein MIRRWLEPILNAQAGWADPLGDLFQRIFRALYGPFPALRDLLHGTWLGHPVHPMITDVPIGAFIIATVLDVVGQPVAAAWAVGVGLVSMLGAALAGYADYIDLEGASKRIGSLHSTSMLVALVLYVVSLGARLGWWPLFAGGAAWTAGIGLLFVVVGGYLGGDLVFDLGSQVDRHAWRGGGTKWQALDIESVPEDKPTKAKAGAQTLVVVRRGEKIFAMHDTCSHQGCSLSEGKLVDEGKRIECKCHGSRFELADGSVNRGPAVFPQPHYDVRRAEGKIEVKRTH; encoded by the coding sequence ATGATCCGCCGCTGGCTGGAGCCGATCCTGAACGCGCAGGCCGGGTGGGCGGACCCGCTCGGCGACCTGTTCCAGCGCATCTTCCGCGCGCTGTACGGACCCTTCCCGGCCCTGCGCGACCTGCTGCATGGGACCTGGCTCGGGCACCCGGTGCATCCGATGATCACCGACGTTCCGATCGGTGCATTCATCATCGCCACGGTCCTCGACGTGGTGGGGCAGCCCGTCGCAGCGGCGTGGGCCGTCGGTGTTGGCCTCGTGAGCATGCTCGGCGCTGCGCTCGCGGGCTACGCCGACTACATCGATCTCGAAGGCGCGAGCAAGCGCATCGGCAGCTTGCACTCCACGTCGATGCTCGTCGCGCTCGTTCTGTACGTCGTCTCGCTCGGCGCACGCCTGGGCTGGTGGCCGCTGTTCGCCGGTGGCGCAGCGTGGACCGCCGGCATCGGGCTTCTCTTCGTGGTCGTCGGCGGTTATCTCGGGGGCGACCTCGTCTTCGATCTCGGCAGCCAGGTCGATCGCCATGCCTGGCGCGGCGGCGGGACGAAGTGGCAAGCGCTCGACATCGAAAGCGTGCCCGAGGACAAGCCAACGAAAGCCAAAGCGGGCGCGCAGACCCTCGTTGTCGTGCGACGGGGAGAGAAGATCTTCGCCATGCACGACACGTGTTCCCATCAAGGGTGCTCGCTGTCGGAGGGCAAGCTCGTCGACGAGGGGAAACGCATCGAGTGCAAATGCCACGGGTCGCGCTTCGAGCTCGCCGATGGCAGCGTGAACCGCGGACCCGCGGTCTTCCCGCAACCGCACTACGACGTTCGCCGCGCCGAGGGCAAGATCGAGGTCAAGCGGACCCACTGA
- a CDS encoding class I SAM-dependent methyltransferase — translation MDVVIMSRPTDPLAGSTWSSATTVAGFARSAPNAVLMAFADRELRRLSNAHALDVGCGAGRNAVPLARLGWQVTGVDLSWPMLRAAAQRARDDRLEDRVGLVQAPMDMLPVRDGSCDLVIAHGIWNLARSSADFRRAVRDAARVAKIGAALFVFTFSRHTLPPSAEPVAGEAFVFTQFSGEPQCFLTEEQLVSELSAAGFVSEPSVPLSEYNRSRPGTPGGGAPVIYEAAFRRSA, via the coding sequence GTGGACGTCGTCATCATGTCACGACCGACCGACCCGCTCGCGGGCTCGACATGGAGCTCCGCGACAACGGTGGCCGGATTCGCCCGGTCAGCACCAAACGCCGTCCTGATGGCGTTCGCGGACCGCGAACTGCGCCGCCTCTCGAATGCGCACGCGCTTGACGTCGGGTGCGGCGCCGGCCGCAACGCCGTACCGCTCGCGCGCCTCGGCTGGCAGGTCACCGGCGTCGACCTCTCGTGGCCGATGCTCCGAGCTGCCGCTCAGCGCGCGCGGGATGATCGACTCGAGGACCGCGTCGGCCTCGTCCAGGCGCCGATGGACATGCTTCCGGTGCGAGACGGCAGCTGCGATCTCGTGATCGCGCACGGCATATGGAACCTCGCGCGGTCCTCCGCGGACTTTCGACGCGCGGTGCGTGACGCCGCGCGCGTGGCCAAGATCGGCGCCGCGCTGTTCGTGTTCACGTTCTCGCGCCATACGCTCCCGCCGAGCGCCGAGCCGGTCGCGGGCGAGGCATTCGTGTTCACGCAGTTCTCGGGCGAGCCGCAGTGTTTCCTCACCGAGGAGCAGCTCGTCTCAGAGCTGAGCGCCGCCGGATTCGTGAGTGAGCCGTCGGTTCCTCTCAGCGAGTACAACCGGTCGCGGCCGGGGACACCTGGTGGCGGGGCGCCGGTGATCTATGAGGCCGCCTTCCGGCGCAGCGCCTAG
- a CDS encoding proline dehydrogenase family protein: MMRRLLLWMAENPWLRRTVPRLTFARRAVLRFMPGADADSALDAAVKFRKDRISAVLTQLGENITRIEEAEEVVADYLALLDRIGTDQLDADISVKLTQLGLDLDGERAFGNVRRLAERAATIGRTVWIDMEGSAYTERTVSLYERVRRVHANTGVCLQAYLRRSAADIQRLLPLDPVIRLVKGAYAEPASIAFQTREEVDRNFVALSNAMLAAARDGSRIRIGLGTHDVRLLEEIARSAAALGLPKALPEVQMLYGIRVDEQRRLAREGHAVRDLISYGRAWYPWYMRRLAERPANVLFALRQLLP, translated from the coding sequence ATGATGCGGCGACTGCTCTTGTGGATGGCCGAGAACCCCTGGCTCCGCCGCACCGTCCCGCGCCTGACCTTCGCCCGACGGGCCGTGCTCCGTTTCATGCCCGGCGCGGATGCGGACTCGGCGCTGGACGCGGCCGTGAAGTTCAGGAAGGACCGCATCTCCGCCGTCCTCACTCAGCTTGGCGAGAACATCACCAGGATCGAAGAGGCGGAGGAGGTCGTGGCCGATTACCTCGCGCTGCTCGACCGGATCGGGACCGATCAGCTGGACGCCGACATCTCCGTGAAGCTCACACAGCTCGGCCTCGATCTCGATGGCGAGCGGGCCTTTGGAAATGTACGTCGGCTCGCCGAACGGGCAGCAACGATCGGGCGCACGGTGTGGATCGATATGGAGGGAAGCGCATACACCGAGCGCACCGTGAGCCTCTACGAGCGGGTCAGGCGGGTGCACGCGAACACCGGCGTGTGCCTGCAGGCATACCTGCGTCGTTCCGCTGCCGACATTCAGCGTCTGCTGCCGCTGGACCCCGTCATACGCCTCGTCAAGGGCGCGTACGCGGAGCCCGCGTCGATCGCATTCCAGACGCGCGAGGAGGTCGACCGGAACTTCGTCGCGCTCTCGAATGCCATGCTCGCCGCGGCTCGCGACGGCAGCCGCATCCGTATCGGGCTCGGCACGCACGACGTTCGCCTGCTCGAGGAGATCGCCAGATCCGCCGCGGCGCTTGGCCTACCCAAAGCGTTGCCCGAAGTGCAGATGCTCTACGGGATCCGCGTCGACGAGCAACGGCGCCTCGCGCGCGAGGGGCACGCGGTCCGAGATCTCATCTCATACGGTCGGGCGTGGTACCCGTGGTACATGCGGCGACTCGCCGAGCGTCCGGCGAACGTTCTCTTCGCGCTACGCCAGCTGCTCCCCTGA
- a CDS encoding response regulator transcription factor yields MNARRRILVVDDDARLAASLRRALAYEGYTVDVETSGPAALVAARDQSPDLVVLDVMLPGLDGVEVCRRLRAGSDLPILMLTARDAVSDRVAGLDAGADDYLVKPFAYDELLARVRALLRRRAPGGRESLRCADLVMDVSAHEVRRGDRAVELTALQFNLLEHFLRHPRQVLERDRLLESVWGLDTDAVSNVVDVTIADLRARIEMDGQPRLLQTVRGVGYVLREP; encoded by the coding sequence GTGAACGCACGCAGGCGGATCCTCGTGGTCGATGACGACGCTCGTCTCGCGGCGTCGCTGCGGCGCGCGCTCGCGTACGAGGGCTACACGGTGGACGTCGAGACAAGCGGGCCTGCGGCGCTCGTCGCTGCGCGCGATCAGTCTCCCGACCTCGTCGTGCTCGACGTCATGCTGCCTGGCCTCGACGGCGTCGAGGTCTGCCGGCGCCTGCGCGCGGGCTCCGACCTGCCGATCCTGATGCTGACCGCGCGCGACGCCGTCTCCGACCGCGTCGCGGGTCTCGATGCCGGTGCCGATGACTACCTCGTCAAGCCCTTCGCATACGACGAGCTGCTCGCGCGCGTGCGCGCGCTTCTTCGCCGCCGCGCGCCTGGCGGTCGCGAGAGCCTGCGCTGTGCGGATCTGGTGATGGATGTCTCCGCGCACGAGGTCCGGCGCGGCGATCGCGCCGTCGAGCTGACCGCGCTCCAGTTCAACCTGCTCGAGCACTTCCTGCGGCACCCGCGACAGGTGCTGGAACGCGATCGGCTCTTGGAGTCGGTCTGGGGGCTCGACACCGACGCGGTCTCCAACGTCGTCGATGTCACGATCGCGGACCTCCGAGCCCGGATCGAGATGGACGGCCAGCCGCGACTGTTGCAAACGGTGCGCGGCGTCGGCTACGTCCTCCGCGAGCCTTAG